A portion of the Streptomyces sp. YPW6 genome contains these proteins:
- a CDS encoding peptidoglycan-binding protein, whose amino-acid sequence MRGLTRTLVGAVTAVGITAGSLAGAGAALAAPASTTEPAVTSEAVTPLAVVNLGLSTTQAKYAQCWLRQFWGYTGAVDGQLGTNSWKAFQRNLKAHWGYTGAIDGIVGSGTVKALQRLLKSSWGYTGAIDGIAGSGTQAAFKRFANACSSWC is encoded by the coding sequence ATGCGAGGCTTGACAAGGACGCTCGTCGGCGCTGTCACCGCTGTCGGGATCACCGCCGGAAGCCTGGCCGGGGCAGGCGCCGCCCTCGCGGCACCCGCGTCAACCACGGAACCGGCCGTCACTTCCGAAGCTGTGACCCCGCTCGCGGTGGTCAATCTCGGGCTGAGCACGACCCAGGCCAAGTACGCACAGTGCTGGCTCCGGCAGTTCTGGGGCTACACCGGAGCTGTCGACGGCCAGCTGGGCACCAACAGCTGGAAGGCGTTCCAGCGGAACCTCAAGGCGCACTGGGGCTACACCGGCGCGATCGACGGGATCGTCGGATCGGGCACGGTCAAGGCGCTGCAGCGTCTGCTCAAGTCGAGCTGGGGCTACACCGGGGCGATCGACGGGATCGCCGGGTCGGGCACCCAGGCGGCTTTCAAGCGTTTCGCCAACGCCTGCAGCAGCTGGTGCTGA
- a CDS encoding dihydrofolate reductase family protein yields the protein MNRIITSISLSLDGFFEGPDHDIDWHTVDEELHQHFNDYFRTMGGFVEGRVTYELMEEFWPTADQDPANEGPMAEFAGIWRDMPKFVFSRTLESVGPNATLLHEVDPEQVRGLRDAASGDLAVGGAELLESFRRADLIDEYRVYVHPVILGRGRRFFRDTAERQMLRLVETRTFGNGVAMLRYETVRG from the coding sequence GTGAACAGGATCATCACGTCCATCTCGCTCTCTCTCGACGGATTCTTCGAGGGGCCCGATCACGACATCGACTGGCACACGGTCGACGAGGAACTGCACCAGCACTTCAACGACTACTTCCGGACCATGGGCGGCTTCGTCGAGGGGCGGGTCACCTATGAGCTGATGGAGGAGTTCTGGCCGACCGCCGATCAGGACCCGGCCAACGAGGGCCCGATGGCGGAGTTCGCGGGGATCTGGCGGGACATGCCGAAGTTCGTGTTCTCCCGGACGCTGGAGAGCGTGGGGCCGAACGCGACGCTGCTGCACGAGGTCGACCCCGAGCAGGTGCGCGGTCTGCGGGACGCCGCCTCGGGGGACCTGGCGGTCGGCGGGGCGGAGCTGCTGGAGTCGTTCCGGCGGGCCGACCTGATCGACGAGTACCGGGTCTACGTCCACCCCGTCATCCTCGGCCGGGGCCGCCGCTTCTTCCGGGACACGGCGGAGCGGCAGATGCTCCGGCTGGTGGAGACCCGGACCTTCGGGAACGGGGTCGCGATGCTCCGTTACGAGACGGTCCGGGGATGA
- a CDS encoding DUF397 domain-containing protein: MSTALNWFKSSYSGSEGGQCLEVAYDWRKSSYSGSEGGACVEIAAHPAAVHVRDSKNIEGPTFTVAPSAWSAFAAYAATA, translated from the coding sequence ATGAGCACCGCACTGAACTGGTTCAAGTCGAGCTACAGCGGCAGCGAAGGCGGCCAGTGCCTCGAAGTCGCCTACGACTGGCGGAAGTCGAGCTACAGCGGCAGCGAAGGCGGGGCCTGCGTCGAGATCGCCGCGCACCCCGCCGCCGTCCACGTCCGTGACTCCAAGAACATCGAGGGCCCGACCTTCACCGTCGCCCCTTCGGCCTGGTCGGCGTTCGCCGCCTACGCGGCCACCGCCTGA
- a CDS encoding helix-turn-helix transcriptional regulator, with protein sequence MKLVGKLLARFRIEAGMTQVELALAAGVQEDTIASIEQGRRSLVPDLAETIDDLLDTKGALSTAVDNMPEYDLIPLWAEHYLDMEHEALALSWYDNQVIPGLLQTKAYAEAVFSNKIPVYSPEEIETQTATRLQRQQILDRKKPPTISMVIWEPVLMMRLTSDEDHREQLRHLYAMAQLPGICLQVLPLDSRAHASLDGPFTLLETLDHQHIAYTETQRGSHLISDRNEISILAQKYAMLRAQALTPLETLRLLARLLGET encoded by the coding sequence ATGAAGCTCGTGGGCAAGCTCCTGGCCCGGTTCCGCATCGAGGCGGGCATGACCCAGGTCGAACTGGCCCTGGCCGCGGGCGTACAGGAGGACACGATCGCCTCCATCGAGCAGGGCAGGCGCTCGCTCGTGCCGGATCTGGCGGAGACGATCGACGATCTGCTGGACACCAAGGGCGCGTTGTCGACGGCGGTCGACAACATGCCGGAATACGACCTGATCCCGCTGTGGGCCGAGCACTACCTCGACATGGAGCACGAGGCGCTGGCGCTCTCCTGGTACGACAACCAGGTCATCCCGGGCCTGCTCCAGACGAAGGCGTACGCGGAGGCGGTGTTCAGCAACAAGATCCCGGTCTACAGCCCGGAGGAGATCGAGACGCAGACGGCGACGCGGCTGCAACGCCAGCAGATCCTGGACCGGAAGAAGCCGCCGACGATCAGCATGGTGATCTGGGAGCCGGTGCTGATGATGAGACTGACGTCGGACGAGGACCACCGGGAACAGCTCCGCCACCTCTACGCGATGGCCCAACTCCCTGGGATCTGCCTGCAAGTCCTCCCACTGGACAGCCGGGCCCACGCGAGCCTCGACGGTCCCTTCACTCTCCTGGAAACACTGGACCACCAGCACATCGCCTACACCGAGACCCAGCGCGGCAGCCACCTGATCTCGGACCGGAACGAGATCAGCATCCTCGCCCAGAAATATGCGATGCTGCGAGCCCAGGCGCTCACCCCGCTGGAGACCTTGCGCCTGCTGGCCCGTTTACTGGGAGAGACATGA